One region of Scophthalmus maximus strain ysfricsl-2021 chromosome 15, ASM2237912v1, whole genome shotgun sequence genomic DNA includes:
- the tulp4b gene encoding tubby-related protein 4 isoform X2, whose product MPRNYEPGHSVGMLAAVEHGPILCSDSNILCLSWKGRVPKSEKDKPVCRRRYYEEGWLATGNGRGVVGVTFTSSHCRRDRSTPQRINFNLRGHNSEVVLVRWNEPFQKLATCDMEGGIFVWIQYEGRWSVELVNDRGAQVSDFTWSHDGTQALIAYRDGFVLVGSVSGQRHWSSEINLESQITCGIWTPDDQQVLFGTADGQVIVMDCHGRMLAHVLLHESDGIVSMSWNCPDFLVEDSTESDADSDDNILPLVRRVKPLLTVTFLSGDISLMNNYDDLSPAIIRSGLKDVEAQWCSQGDLLAVAGMERHGPPVDSACASIMRNALVKFYNVQGEHIYTLETPAQRPITTICWGHRDSRLFLACGPALYVVRVEHRVASLQLLCQQGIASALREEKDVGKLNMPSLLCSYVTTAFIPTIKPPIPDPNNIRDFVSYPTAGNERLHCTMKRAEDSPEAGGPCYTLYLEYLGGLVPILKGRRISKLRPEFVIMDPKTDSKAEEVCVNPMISYNDSCNCSDSSDIELSDEWVGKKSPKLSRGNRMNMDLRKSPKLSRANLEGQRSPRLPTKRPPVRSPSLTRREFSMDITEHNYLAQVTSNIWGTKFKIVGLATFLPANLGAVIYKTSLLHLQPRQMTIYLPEVRKITHDFMSLPVFNPNVFSEDEDDLPVMGPSGVAGDNPACTVNIPIAPIHSPAQAMSPTQSIGLVQSLLANQNIQLDVLTNPTATAAAAAAAAAASVPVTDHGQDAVATPYQVPSRYSNPGQVSFNGLEMGPLLPGTLPPPPPPHHPPPQPHAPRSHSQPPRQQQLKQSQQMQAQQQKLHHHQQQQQQQQQHHHQLQSQQQQQLQHLQQQQQQLQQQHQQLQQLHHQQTLQQQQQQQQLQAQQHQQMQQSQQQVSSQQLQHQHQIQQQQQQIQLQHEQMQQQQQQMQQQQQQIRQQIQEMRQQQQQLQQQHQQIQQQHQQMQRQHQQMQQQLKMQMSLPPPPSGYPTISIQQLHILPQMPLPSSEPGLDRGEHGHTLKPSLPRTLPPSFSDTDGTVEIQMRKVNPPPPYPGTVVSAAAAAASASAVPQTLVTNCDSPSVLAPDPCLKKDDFLLHPITLQYPTPLGYERITTFDSSGNVEEVCRPRRRLIRNQNAYAVHGIGGSATLKVTSSENKKIQLPYSSATLSRLSVPRYSIPSGDPPPYPDPANQVTAPLPPPQRIDSSLIHATLRRDRRDVGLKVPQMMESSRTLPTKAKMNSALALTYQQRVPTALYTCTQCSSGSNGTSVSVSGGGTTSSGIAGGTVVRQDFPPGKGAHHSTIIVHSKSTSPLASQSSYSLLGAVDNSRDRTVYVNSAFTEDETLNQQCHLEKSVRQLTLGDVSLTLKRPPPYQWDTAAAEEFWLTPEQAMLGPPPGPHKPPPLIISQAQHLDMTRLPFVLTTKPPTSPSTSTLTFPSGYQISLSPFPPGVGHSGPQLQTLQTPPPQCSPSEVVAQVPFAQQDASLVLPPGYPPNLANLACCPLPPMYPGASSCSGLQLHPVSLHPWNPYPCPPPMQDPPAPPLPTKTHQILEKPILSPPPPTVPPPPPPLPPPPPPTQLPPSKSATEDLTESANNFPEPSSLNDSPVPQESERFNKKSRKRLDSRAEEANMSTVSEGKSRKEGRALSDFNSLISSPRLGSREKKKPKGQREQLNKTKKMSRTTNEFQDSSESEPELFISGDELMNQNQSSKKSWKNKRSLRMASELEEIKCRKANEREDRSLGSQGFVYVMANKQPLWNEATQVYQLDFGGRVTQESAKNFQIELDGRQVMQFGRIDGNAYILDFQYPFSAVQAFAVALANVTQRLK is encoded by the exons ATGCCCAGGAACTATGAG CCTGGTCACTCAGTAGGGATGTTGGCTGCCGTGGAACATGGTCCCATCCTCTGCAGCGACTCCAACATCCTCTGCCTCTCGTGGAAAGGCCGGGTCCCCAAGAGCGAGAAGGACAAGCCGGTGTGTCGGAGACGGTACTATGAGGAGGGCTGGCTCGCTACGGGGAACGGGAGGGGAGTCGTCGGGGTGACGTTCACATCGAGTCACTGCAGGAGGGACAGGAGTACACCCCAGAGAATCAATTTTAACCTGCGAGGACACAACAGCGAG GTTGTCTTGGTGCGTTGGAATGAACCCTTTCAGAAGCTGGCCACCTGCGATATGGAGGGAGGTATTTTTGTATGGATCCAGTATGAGGGAAGATGGTCTGTGGAGCTAGTGAACGACAGAGGAGCCCAG GTGAGTGACTTCACTTGGTCACATGACGGAACTCAAGCCCTCATCGCGTACAGGGACGGCTTCGTGCTGGTCGGCTCAGTGAGTGGACAAAGACACTGGTCCTCCGAGATAAACCTGGAGAGTCAAATCACCTGCGGCATCTGGACACCTGATGATCAGCAG GTGTTGTTCGGCACAGCAGATGGCCAGGTGATCGTGATGGACTGTCACGGACGGATGCTCGCCCATGTGCTGCTACACGAGTCCGATGGGATCGTGAGCATGTCCTGGAACTGCCCCGACTTCCTGGTGGAGGACAGCACAGAAAGCGACGCCGACTCTGATGACAATATTCTGCCTTTGG tgCGGAGAGTGAAGCCTTTGTTGACGGTCACCTTCCTATCAGGAGATATCAGTTTAATGAACAACTACGATGACCTCTCTCCGGCCATAATTCGCTCAGGACtgaaag ATGTTGAGGCCCAGTGGTGCTCCCAGGGAGACCTGCTGGCCGTGGCCGGCATGGAGAGACACGGGCCTCCGGTCGACTCTGCGTGTGCATCCATCATGAGGAACGCCCTGGTTAAGTTCTATAATGTTCAAGGAGAACACATCTACACTTTGGAAACCCCCGCACAG AGGCCCATCACCACCATCTGTTGGGGCCATCGAGACTCTCGCCTGTTCCTCGCGTGTGGACCGGCGCTGTACGTGGTGCGCGTGGAGCACAGGGTGGCCAGCCTCCAACTCCTGTGCCAGCAGGGCATCGCCAGCGCCCTGCGAGAAGAGAAAGACGTGGGGAAGCTCAACATGCCCTCGCTGCTCTGCTCTTACGTCACCACCGCTTTCATACCCACCATCAAG CCCCCAATCCCTGACCCCAACAACATCCGTGACTTTGTCAGCTATCCCACAGCTGGGAACGAGAGGCTCCACTGCACCATGAAGCGAGCGGAGGACAGCCCCGAGGCAGGCGGACCCTGCTACACCCTCTACCTAGAGTATCTGGGAGGGCTGGTGCCTATTCTCAAAGGAAGGCGCATCAGCAAACTACGGCCCGAGTTTGTCATCATGGATCCAAAAACAGACAGCAAAGCAG aGGAGGTGTGCGTGAATCCCATGATCTCGTACAACGACAGCTGTAACTGCTCCGACTCCAGTGACATTGAGTTGAGCGATGAGTGGGTCGGGAAGAAGTCACCCAAGTTGTCCCGAGGAAACAG GATGAACATGGACTTGAGAAAATCTCCCAAACTCTCACGGGCCAATctggaaggtcagaggtcgccgCGTTTACCAACTAAGAGGCCTCCAGTTCGGTCTCCCAGTCTGACACGTCGGGAGTTTTCTATGGACATCACAGAG CACAACTACCTCGCTCAAGTTACATCCAACATTTGGGGGACAAAGTTCAAAATTGTCGGACTTGCTACGTTCCTCCCTGCCAACCTCGGTGCAG TCATCTATAAGACCAGTTTACTTCATTTGCAACCGAGGCAGATGACAATCTACCTGCCGGAAGTGCGAAAGATTACCCATGACTTTATGAGCCTGCCTGTGTTCAACCCCAATGTGTTcagtgaggatgaggacgacTTACCAG TGATGGGGCCCTCTGGAGTGGCCGGAGACAACCCTGCCTGCACGGTCAACATTCCCATTGCTCCCATCCACAGCCCGGCTCAGGCCATGTCCCCGACTCAGAGTATTGGCCTGGTTCAGTCTCTTCTGGCCAATCAGAATATTCAGCTTGATGTTCTGACCAACCCCACGGCCACTGCGGCTGCAgcggctgcggctgcagcgGCTTCTGTCCCTGTCACTGATCATGGCCAGGATGCAGTTGCAACACCGTACCAAGTGCCATCTAGATACTCAAACCCTGGTCAGGTGAGCTTCAACGGGCTGGAGATGGGCCCTCTTCTTCCCGGGACTCTACCACCGCCACCTCCGCCTCACCACCCCCCACCGCAGCCTCACGCGCCGCGGTCTCATTCGCAGCCGCCTCGCCAGCAACAGTTGAaacagtcacaacaaatgcaggcgcagcagcagaagttgcatcatcatcaacagcagcagcagcagcagcagcaacaccacCATCAGCTgcagtcgcagcagcagcagcagctgcagcacttgcagcagcagcaacagcaattacagcagcagcatcagcagctgcagcaactGCACCACCAGCAGACgctacaacagcagcagcagcaacaacaactccaGGCTCAGCAACACCAACAAATGCAACAGAGTCAACAGCAAGTGTCgagccagcagctgcagcaccaaCACcaaatccagcagcagcagcagcagatacagCTGCAGCATGagcaaatgcagcagcagcagcagcagatgcagcagcagcagcagcaaatccGCCAACAGATTCAGGAgatgaggcagcagcagcagcagctccagcagcagcaccaacagatccagcagcaacatcagcagATGCAGAGGCAGCACCagcaaatgcagcagcagctgaagatgCAGATgtcgctgcctcctcctccgtccgGCTACCCGACCATTTCCATACAGCAGCTTCATATTCTCCCTCAAATGCCCCTTCCGTCCTCTGAGCCAGGGCTAGACAGGGGCGAGCATGGGCACACTCTGAAGCCAAGTCTGCCGCGGACTCTACCGCCCTCCTTCAGTGACACCGACGGAACCGTGGAGATTCAGATGAGGAAGGTGAATCCTCCTCCGCCGTATCCGGGCACCGTCgtatctgcagctgcagccgcggCTTCAGCGTCCGCTGTACCTCAGACTCTTGTCACAAACTGTGACAGTCCAAGTGTCCTGGCGCCCGACCCCTGTCTGAAGAAGGATGACTTCTTGCTTCACCCCATCACTTTACAGTACCCGACACCTCTGGGGTATGAAAGGATCACGACCTTTGACAGCAGTGGCAACGTCGAGGAGGTTTGTCGGCCACGCAGGCGCCTCATTCGAAACCAAAATGCGTACGCCGTGCATGGCATCGGAGGCTCGGCCACGCTCAAAGTCACCTCCTCTGAGAACAAGAAAATCCAGCTTCCGTACAGCTCAGCGACACTGAGCCGTCTCTCGGTCCCTCGATACTCGATACCGAGTGGAGACCCTCCTCCTTACCCCGATCCGGCCAATCAAGTGActgcccctcttcctcccccccagAGAATCGACAGCAGTCTCATCCATGCCACTCTACGTCGTGACCGCCGGGACGTGGGACTCAAAGTGCCACAGATGATGGAAAGCTCGAGAACCCTTCCCACCAAGGCCAAAATGAACAGTGCATTAGCGCTCACCTACCAGCAGAGGGTGCCCACTGCCctctacacatgcacacagtgcagcagcggcagcaacgGCACCAGTGTCAGTGTTAGTGGGGGTGGAACTACGAGTAGTGGTATTGCAGGGGGCACGGTGGTGAGGCAGGACTTCCCACCAGGGAAAGGTGCACACCACAGCACGATTATTGTGCACTCCAAGAGCACCTCACCTCTGGCCTCCCAGTCGTCCTACAGTCTGCTGGGTGCGGTCGACAACAGCCGGGACAGGACGGTATATGTGAACTCTGCCTTTACCGAAGACGAGACTTTGAATCAGCAGTGTCACCTCGAGAAATCTGTTCGTCAGCTGACTCTCGGCGATGTCAGTTTGACGCTGAAGCGCCCCCCGCCTTACCAGTGGGACACGGCCGCCGCGGAGGAGTTTTGGCTCACCCCTGAGCAAGCCATGTTGGGTCCCCCACCAGGACCTCACAAACCACCTCCACTCATCATCAGTCAAGCTCAGCACTTGGACATGACCCGCCTTCCCTTTGTCCTCACAACGAAACCGCCCACCAGTCCGAGCACGAGCACCCTGACCTTCCCATCCGGCTACCAGATATCCCTCTCACCTTTTCCTCCGGGTGTGGGCCACAGCGGACCGCAGCTTCAGACCTTACAGACCCCTCCGCCACAGTGCTCTCCGAGCGAAGTGGTCGCCCAGGTACCTTTTGCTCAGCAGGATGCCAGTTTGGTTTTGCCACCAGGTTACCCTCCGAATCTTGCCAACTTGGCCTGCTGCCCTCTCCCTCCGATGTATCCCGGAGCCAGCTCATGTTCCGGACTCCAGCTGCACCCTGTCAGCCTTCACCCCTGGAACCCGTACCCCTGCCCACCACCCATGCAGGACCCTCCGGCGCCCCCCCTGCCTACGAAAACTCATCAGATTTTAGAGAAGCCAATTCTCTCGCCGCCTCCTCCAACTGTGCcgcctccaccgcctcctctcccccctccgccACCACCGACTCAGCTACCGCCGTCCAAAAGTGCCACAGAGGATTTGACAGAGTCTGCAAACAACTTTCCAGAGCCGTCGTCCCTGAATGACAGCCCTGTGCCCCAGGAGTCGGAGCGCTTCAACAAGAAGAGCCGTAAGAGGCTGGACAGCCGGGCCGAGGAGGCCAACATGTCCACCGTCTCTGAGGGCAAATCCAGAAAGGAAGGGCGAGCACTCTCCGACTTCAACTCGCTCATTTCCAGCCCAAGGCTCGGcagcagggagaagaagaagcccaAGGGGCAGAGAGAGCAACTCAACAAAACCAAGAAGATGAGCAGGACCACAAATGAGTTCCAGGATAGCTCCGAGAGTGAGCCGGAGCTGTTCATCAGTGGCGACGAGCTcatgaaccagaaccagagcagCAAGAAGAGCTGGAAGAACAAGCGCAGCCTGCGCATGGCGAGCGAGCTGGAGGAGATCAAATGCCGCAAGGCAAACGAAAGAGAGGACCGCAGCTTAGGCAGCCAGGGGTTTGTCTATGTCATGGCCAATAAACAGCCGTTGTGGAATGAAGCCACGCAGGTCTACCAGCTGGACTTTGGCGGACGGGTCACCCAGGAGTCTGCGAAGAATTTTCAGATAGAGTTGGACGGTAGACAG GTGATGCAGTTCGGGAGGATTGACGGCAACGCTTATATCCTGGATTTCCAGTATCCTTTCTCAGCAGTGCAGGCATTTGCTGTTGCCCTGGCCAACGTGACTCAAAGGCTGAAGTGA
- the tulp4b gene encoding tubby-related protein 4 isoform X1, with the protein MPRNYEPGHSVGMLAAVEHGPILCSDSNILCLSWKGRVPKSEKDKPVCRRRYYEEGWLATGNGRGVVGVTFTSSHCRRDRSTPQRINFNLRGHNSEVVLVRWNEPFQKLATCDMEGGIFVWIQYEGRWSVELVNDRGAQVSDFTWSHDGTQALIAYRDGFVLVGSVSGQRHWSSEINLESQITCGIWTPDDQQVLFGTADGQVIVMDCHGRMLAHVLLHESDGIVSMSWNCPDFLVEDSTESDADSDDNILPLVRRVKPLLTVTFLSGDISLMNNYDDLSPAIIRSGLKDVEAQWCSQGDLLAVAGMERHGPPVDSACASIMRNALVKFYNVQGEHIYTLETPAQRPITTICWGHRDSRLFLACGPALYVVRVEHRVASLQLLCQQGIASALREEKDVGKLNMPSLLCSYVTTAFIPTIKPPIPDPNNIRDFVSYPTAGNERLHCTMKRAEDSPEAGGPCYTLYLEYLGGLVPILKGRRISKLRPEFVIMDPKTDSKAEEVCVNPMISYNDSCNCSDSSDIELSDEWVGKKSPKLSRGNRSPKRYMMNMDLRKSPKLSRANLEGQRSPRLPTKRPPVRSPSLTRREFSMDITEHNYLAQVTSNIWGTKFKIVGLATFLPANLGAVIYKTSLLHLQPRQMTIYLPEVRKITHDFMSLPVFNPNVFSEDEDDLPVMGPSGVAGDNPACTVNIPIAPIHSPAQAMSPTQSIGLVQSLLANQNIQLDVLTNPTATAAAAAAAAAASVPVTDHGQDAVATPYQVPSRYSNPGQVSFNGLEMGPLLPGTLPPPPPPHHPPPQPHAPRSHSQPPRQQQLKQSQQMQAQQQKLHHHQQQQQQQQQHHHQLQSQQQQQLQHLQQQQQQLQQQHQQLQQLHHQQTLQQQQQQQQLQAQQHQQMQQSQQQVSSQQLQHQHQIQQQQQQIQLQHEQMQQQQQQMQQQQQQIRQQIQEMRQQQQQLQQQHQQIQQQHQQMQRQHQQMQQQLKMQMSLPPPPSGYPTISIQQLHILPQMPLPSSEPGLDRGEHGHTLKPSLPRTLPPSFSDTDGTVEIQMRKVNPPPPYPGTVVSAAAAAASASAVPQTLVTNCDSPSVLAPDPCLKKDDFLLHPITLQYPTPLGYERITTFDSSGNVEEVCRPRRRLIRNQNAYAVHGIGGSATLKVTSSENKKIQLPYSSATLSRLSVPRYSIPSGDPPPYPDPANQVTAPLPPPQRIDSSLIHATLRRDRRDVGLKVPQMMESSRTLPTKAKMNSALALTYQQRVPTALYTCTQCSSGSNGTSVSVSGGGTTSSGIAGGTVVRQDFPPGKGAHHSTIIVHSKSTSPLASQSSYSLLGAVDNSRDRTVYVNSAFTEDETLNQQCHLEKSVRQLTLGDVSLTLKRPPPYQWDTAAAEEFWLTPEQAMLGPPPGPHKPPPLIISQAQHLDMTRLPFVLTTKPPTSPSTSTLTFPSGYQISLSPFPPGVGHSGPQLQTLQTPPPQCSPSEVVAQVPFAQQDASLVLPPGYPPNLANLACCPLPPMYPGASSCSGLQLHPVSLHPWNPYPCPPPMQDPPAPPLPTKTHQILEKPILSPPPPTVPPPPPPLPPPPPPTQLPPSKSATEDLTESANNFPEPSSLNDSPVPQESERFNKKSRKRLDSRAEEANMSTVSEGKSRKEGRALSDFNSLISSPRLGSREKKKPKGQREQLNKTKKMSRTTNEFQDSSESEPELFISGDELMNQNQSSKKSWKNKRSLRMASELEEIKCRKANEREDRSLGSQGFVYVMANKQPLWNEATQVYQLDFGGRVTQESAKNFQIELDGRQVMQFGRIDGNAYILDFQYPFSAVQAFAVALANVTQRLK; encoded by the exons ATGCCCAGGAACTATGAG CCTGGTCACTCAGTAGGGATGTTGGCTGCCGTGGAACATGGTCCCATCCTCTGCAGCGACTCCAACATCCTCTGCCTCTCGTGGAAAGGCCGGGTCCCCAAGAGCGAGAAGGACAAGCCGGTGTGTCGGAGACGGTACTATGAGGAGGGCTGGCTCGCTACGGGGAACGGGAGGGGAGTCGTCGGGGTGACGTTCACATCGAGTCACTGCAGGAGGGACAGGAGTACACCCCAGAGAATCAATTTTAACCTGCGAGGACACAACAGCGAG GTTGTCTTGGTGCGTTGGAATGAACCCTTTCAGAAGCTGGCCACCTGCGATATGGAGGGAGGTATTTTTGTATGGATCCAGTATGAGGGAAGATGGTCTGTGGAGCTAGTGAACGACAGAGGAGCCCAG GTGAGTGACTTCACTTGGTCACATGACGGAACTCAAGCCCTCATCGCGTACAGGGACGGCTTCGTGCTGGTCGGCTCAGTGAGTGGACAAAGACACTGGTCCTCCGAGATAAACCTGGAGAGTCAAATCACCTGCGGCATCTGGACACCTGATGATCAGCAG GTGTTGTTCGGCACAGCAGATGGCCAGGTGATCGTGATGGACTGTCACGGACGGATGCTCGCCCATGTGCTGCTACACGAGTCCGATGGGATCGTGAGCATGTCCTGGAACTGCCCCGACTTCCTGGTGGAGGACAGCACAGAAAGCGACGCCGACTCTGATGACAATATTCTGCCTTTGG tgCGGAGAGTGAAGCCTTTGTTGACGGTCACCTTCCTATCAGGAGATATCAGTTTAATGAACAACTACGATGACCTCTCTCCGGCCATAATTCGCTCAGGACtgaaag ATGTTGAGGCCCAGTGGTGCTCCCAGGGAGACCTGCTGGCCGTGGCCGGCATGGAGAGACACGGGCCTCCGGTCGACTCTGCGTGTGCATCCATCATGAGGAACGCCCTGGTTAAGTTCTATAATGTTCAAGGAGAACACATCTACACTTTGGAAACCCCCGCACAG AGGCCCATCACCACCATCTGTTGGGGCCATCGAGACTCTCGCCTGTTCCTCGCGTGTGGACCGGCGCTGTACGTGGTGCGCGTGGAGCACAGGGTGGCCAGCCTCCAACTCCTGTGCCAGCAGGGCATCGCCAGCGCCCTGCGAGAAGAGAAAGACGTGGGGAAGCTCAACATGCCCTCGCTGCTCTGCTCTTACGTCACCACCGCTTTCATACCCACCATCAAG CCCCCAATCCCTGACCCCAACAACATCCGTGACTTTGTCAGCTATCCCACAGCTGGGAACGAGAGGCTCCACTGCACCATGAAGCGAGCGGAGGACAGCCCCGAGGCAGGCGGACCCTGCTACACCCTCTACCTAGAGTATCTGGGAGGGCTGGTGCCTATTCTCAAAGGAAGGCGCATCAGCAAACTACGGCCCGAGTTTGTCATCATGGATCCAAAAACAGACAGCAAAGCAG aGGAGGTGTGCGTGAATCCCATGATCTCGTACAACGACAGCTGTAACTGCTCCGACTCCAGTGACATTGAGTTGAGCGATGAGTGGGTCGGGAAGAAGTCACCCAAGTTGTCCCGAGGAAACAGGTCACCTAAACGCTACAT GATGAACATGGACTTGAGAAAATCTCCCAAACTCTCACGGGCCAATctggaaggtcagaggtcgccgCGTTTACCAACTAAGAGGCCTCCAGTTCGGTCTCCCAGTCTGACACGTCGGGAGTTTTCTATGGACATCACAGAG CACAACTACCTCGCTCAAGTTACATCCAACATTTGGGGGACAAAGTTCAAAATTGTCGGACTTGCTACGTTCCTCCCTGCCAACCTCGGTGCAG TCATCTATAAGACCAGTTTACTTCATTTGCAACCGAGGCAGATGACAATCTACCTGCCGGAAGTGCGAAAGATTACCCATGACTTTATGAGCCTGCCTGTGTTCAACCCCAATGTGTTcagtgaggatgaggacgacTTACCAG TGATGGGGCCCTCTGGAGTGGCCGGAGACAACCCTGCCTGCACGGTCAACATTCCCATTGCTCCCATCCACAGCCCGGCTCAGGCCATGTCCCCGACTCAGAGTATTGGCCTGGTTCAGTCTCTTCTGGCCAATCAGAATATTCAGCTTGATGTTCTGACCAACCCCACGGCCACTGCGGCTGCAgcggctgcggctgcagcgGCTTCTGTCCCTGTCACTGATCATGGCCAGGATGCAGTTGCAACACCGTACCAAGTGCCATCTAGATACTCAAACCCTGGTCAGGTGAGCTTCAACGGGCTGGAGATGGGCCCTCTTCTTCCCGGGACTCTACCACCGCCACCTCCGCCTCACCACCCCCCACCGCAGCCTCACGCGCCGCGGTCTCATTCGCAGCCGCCTCGCCAGCAACAGTTGAaacagtcacaacaaatgcaggcgcagcagcagaagttgcatcatcatcaacagcagcagcagcagcagcagcaacaccacCATCAGCTgcagtcgcagcagcagcagcagctgcagcacttgcagcagcagcaacagcaattacagcagcagcatcagcagctgcagcaactGCACCACCAGCAGACgctacaacagcagcagcagcaacaacaactccaGGCTCAGCAACACCAACAAATGCAACAGAGTCAACAGCAAGTGTCgagccagcagctgcagcaccaaCACcaaatccagcagcagcagcagcagatacagCTGCAGCATGagcaaatgcagcagcagcagcagcagatgcagcagcagcagcagcaaatccGCCAACAGATTCAGGAgatgaggcagcagcagcagcagctccagcagcagcaccaacagatccagcagcaacatcagcagATGCAGAGGCAGCACCagcaaatgcagcagcagctgaagatgCAGATgtcgctgcctcctcctccgtccgGCTACCCGACCATTTCCATACAGCAGCTTCATATTCTCCCTCAAATGCCCCTTCCGTCCTCTGAGCCAGGGCTAGACAGGGGCGAGCATGGGCACACTCTGAAGCCAAGTCTGCCGCGGACTCTACCGCCCTCCTTCAGTGACACCGACGGAACCGTGGAGATTCAGATGAGGAAGGTGAATCCTCCTCCGCCGTATCCGGGCACCGTCgtatctgcagctgcagccgcggCTTCAGCGTCCGCTGTACCTCAGACTCTTGTCACAAACTGTGACAGTCCAAGTGTCCTGGCGCCCGACCCCTGTCTGAAGAAGGATGACTTCTTGCTTCACCCCATCACTTTACAGTACCCGACACCTCTGGGGTATGAAAGGATCACGACCTTTGACAGCAGTGGCAACGTCGAGGAGGTTTGTCGGCCACGCAGGCGCCTCATTCGAAACCAAAATGCGTACGCCGTGCATGGCATCGGAGGCTCGGCCACGCTCAAAGTCACCTCCTCTGAGAACAAGAAAATCCAGCTTCCGTACAGCTCAGCGACACTGAGCCGTCTCTCGGTCCCTCGATACTCGATACCGAGTGGAGACCCTCCTCCTTACCCCGATCCGGCCAATCAAGTGActgcccctcttcctcccccccagAGAATCGACAGCAGTCTCATCCATGCCACTCTACGTCGTGACCGCCGGGACGTGGGACTCAAAGTGCCACAGATGATGGAAAGCTCGAGAACCCTTCCCACCAAGGCCAAAATGAACAGTGCATTAGCGCTCACCTACCAGCAGAGGGTGCCCACTGCCctctacacatgcacacagtgcagcagcggcagcaacgGCACCAGTGTCAGTGTTAGTGGGGGTGGAACTACGAGTAGTGGTATTGCAGGGGGCACGGTGGTGAGGCAGGACTTCCCACCAGGGAAAGGTGCACACCACAGCACGATTATTGTGCACTCCAAGAGCACCTCACCTCTGGCCTCCCAGTCGTCCTACAGTCTGCTGGGTGCGGTCGACAACAGCCGGGACAGGACGGTATATGTGAACTCTGCCTTTACCGAAGACGAGACTTTGAATCAGCAGTGTCACCTCGAGAAATCTGTTCGTCAGCTGACTCTCGGCGATGTCAGTTTGACGCTGAAGCGCCCCCCGCCTTACCAGTGGGACACGGCCGCCGCGGAGGAGTTTTGGCTCACCCCTGAGCAAGCCATGTTGGGTCCCCCACCAGGACCTCACAAACCACCTCCACTCATCATCAGTCAAGCTCAGCACTTGGACATGACCCGCCTTCCCTTTGTCCTCACAACGAAACCGCCCACCAGTCCGAGCACGAGCACCCTGACCTTCCCATCCGGCTACCAGATATCCCTCTCACCTTTTCCTCCGGGTGTGGGCCACAGCGGACCGCAGCTTCAGACCTTACAGACCCCTCCGCCACAGTGCTCTCCGAGCGAAGTGGTCGCCCAGGTACCTTTTGCTCAGCAGGATGCCAGTTTGGTTTTGCCACCAGGTTACCCTCCGAATCTTGCCAACTTGGCCTGCTGCCCTCTCCCTCCGATGTATCCCGGAGCCAGCTCATGTTCCGGACTCCAGCTGCACCCTGTCAGCCTTCACCCCTGGAACCCGTACCCCTGCCCACCACCCATGCAGGACCCTCCGGCGCCCCCCCTGCCTACGAAAACTCATCAGATTTTAGAGAAGCCAATTCTCTCGCCGCCTCCTCCAACTGTGCcgcctccaccgcctcctctcccccctccgccACCACCGACTCAGCTACCGCCGTCCAAAAGTGCCACAGAGGATTTGACAGAGTCTGCAAACAACTTTCCAGAGCCGTCGTCCCTGAATGACAGCCCTGTGCCCCAGGAGTCGGAGCGCTTCAACAAGAAGAGCCGTAAGAGGCTGGACAGCCGGGCCGAGGAGGCCAACATGTCCACCGTCTCTGAGGGCAAATCCAGAAAGGAAGGGCGAGCACTCTCCGACTTCAACTCGCTCATTTCCAGCCCAAGGCTCGGcagcagggagaagaagaagcccaAGGGGCAGAGAGAGCAACTCAACAAAACCAAGAAGATGAGCAGGACCACAAATGAGTTCCAGGATAGCTCCGAGAGTGAGCCGGAGCTGTTCATCAGTGGCGACGAGCTcatgaaccagaaccagagcagCAAGAAGAGCTGGAAGAACAAGCGCAGCCTGCGCATGGCGAGCGAGCTGGAGGAGATCAAATGCCGCAAGGCAAACGAAAGAGAGGACCGCAGCTTAGGCAGCCAGGGGTTTGTCTATGTCATGGCCAATAAACAGCCGTTGTGGAATGAAGCCACGCAGGTCTACCAGCTGGACTTTGGCGGACGGGTCACCCAGGAGTCTGCGAAGAATTTTCAGATAGAGTTGGACGGTAGACAG GTGATGCAGTTCGGGAGGATTGACGGCAACGCTTATATCCTGGATTTCCAGTATCCTTTCTCAGCAGTGCAGGCATTTGCTGTTGCCCTGGCCAACGTGACTCAAAGGCTGAAGTGA